GCCTCTGGAGGCCGGGATCGGCCTGGGGCGCGGGACGGTGATTTTCGGCAATATCGGCTCCCGCCGCCGGATGGACTACACGGTGATCGGGGACACGGTCAACCTGGCCAGCCGCCTGGTGGCCGTGGCGCGCCCGGGGCAGATCGTGGTAAGCGACAGTGTGGCCGAGTCGCTTGGAGCGCAGTTCAGCCTGCAGGAACTGGGACGCCTGCATCTCAAGGGACGGCGCGAGCCGGTCCTGGCCTGGAGCCTCACCGACGGGCCGCGACAGTGAGTTGGGGAGACAAATGGACCGCATAAAGCCGTTCGACATAGAGGAGCAGATGAGTGTCCCGATGCAGCCGGACCAGGAGCTGGCCGTGGCCGAGCGCGCCGCCTCGCTGGCCCGCTGCGCCGGGTTCGACACCGACCGGGTGGACGAGATACGGATCGCGGTGATCGAGGCGGTGATAAACGCCATCGAGCACGGGAACAACCCGGAGAAGACGGTCCACGTGTCGCTGCGGCTGGAGCGTCAGCCGAAGCGGCTCGAAATCTGCATCTCCGACCGCGGGGCCGGGTTCGACCCGGAGCGCGTGGAGACGCCGGACATCCACAAGAAGATGCTCAAGGGCAACCGCAAGCGCGGCTGGGGCTTGAGCCTGATGCGCAGCCTGATGGACGAGGTGAGCATCCAGACCTCGGAGGCGGGCTCGCGCGTGGTGCTCGTGAAAAAGGGCTGACAAGTGGTTTGACAATCCCGCCGGCCCGCTCTAAATTCCTTATGAGGCCGGGGGCTGCGATTGCGCTCCCCCGGGCCGAT
The sequence above is drawn from the bacterium genome and encodes:
- a CDS encoding ATP-binding protein; its protein translation is MDRIKPFDIEEQMSVPMQPDQELAVAERAASLARCAGFDTDRVDEIRIAVIEAVINAIEHGNNPEKTVHVSLRLERQPKRLEICISDRGAGFDPERVETPDIHKKMLKGNRKRGWGLSLMRSLMDEVSIQTSEAGSRVVLVKKG